A genomic window from Daphnia carinata strain CSIRO-1 chromosome 9, CSIRO_AGI_Dcar_HiC_V3, whole genome shotgun sequence includes:
- the LOC130698163 gene encoding uncharacterized protein LOC130698163 yields the protein MRHSFVTLFSILTCIVYGQLPGIWNHNLYGFRPNVAYSPSTLSNSARFSIDAQRDTVKQPEARGLFVHARIARLEQNYRNLAEEFRTNLSNADKKITDLINKLASTTEALDKTAELAISNAKVAELDTNLKDTSTLASDTSTALKTLQQDQAGTTEALKVTTADLATTNTKVADLDTKLKDTSKLASDTSSALDTFKEEQSGVNANTEMQITNLQGQIDAITCTCKADDLTTVNRIPGSCSDLVDIGYTKSGLYSVLNGKQIQTVYCDFTKNPSDYQKAIGYQDIKSKPVYFYVQKTQSYSEVSVPIPYELTIINSGEAMDAASGIFTAPVEGTYFFSFTGLARFASSTDLSAFNVLLYRNSQSVARCQVFEVDGFANDGNLNPLVLQTTLTLQVGDKVWVQSDIIIGGILIDFSDTQCTNFNGWLIEEEIAISL from the exons ATGAGGCACTCC TTTGTCACTCTTTTCTCCATTCTCACGTGCATCGTTTACGGTCAATTACCTGGAATTTGGAATCACAATCTTTATGGCTTTCGTCCTAACGTTGCGTATTCACCTTCCACACTGAGCAATTCAGCTCGATTTTCCATTGACGCACAACGCGACACCGTCAAACAGCCTGAAGCACGCGGTCTATTTGTCCATGCTAGAATAGCACGCCTGGAACAAAATTACAGAAATTTAGCAGAAGAATTTCGAACAA ACTTATCGAATGCCGATAAGAAAATTACGGATCTAATCAACAAATTAGCAA GTACGACGGAAGCTTTGGATAAAACAGCCGAGCTGGCCATCTCCAACGCGAAAGTTGCCGAGTTAGACACGAATTTAAAAG ACACTTCAACATTGGCATCAGACACGTCAACTGCACTAAAAACTTTACAACAGGATCAGGCCG GTACGACGGAAGCTTTGAAAGTAACTACAGCCGATTTGGCAACCACAAACACGAAAGTTGCCGACTTAGACACGAAATTAAAAG ACACTTCAAAATTGGCATCAGACACGTCAAGCGCATTAGATACTTTTAAAGAGGAGCAGTCCG GTGTGAACGCAAACACTGAGATGCAAATAACGAATTTGCAAGGACAAATTGATG CAATAACCTGCACCTGTAAAGCTGACGATTTGACGACGGTAAACAGAATCCCCGGTTCCTGTTCAGATCTAGTCGACATTGGTTACACAAAAAGTGGTCTCTACTCTGTACTGAACGGCAAAcaaattcaaaccgtttaCTGCGATTTCACCAAAAATCCATCCG ATTACCAGAAGGCGATTGGTTATCAAGACATCAAATCAAAGCCAGTATACTTCTACGTACAGAAAACTCAATCATACTCAGAAGTTTCTGTTCCAATTCCATATGAACTCACCATAATCAACAGCGGAGAAGCCATGGATGCAGCAAGCGGAATATTCACAGCACCCGTTGAAGGAACttactttttttcatttactggACTTGCGCGATTTGCGTCGTCAACTGATCTTAGCGCATTTAACGTACTGCTTTATCGAAATAGTCAATCAGTTGCACGTTGTCAGGTGTTCGAAGTTGACGGTTTTGCTAATGACGGTAATCTAAATCCATTAGTTCTTCAAACGACTCTAACGTTGCAAGTCGGAGACAAAGTATGGGTGCAAAGTGATATAATCATCGGAGGGATTCTAATCGACTTCAGCGACACCCAGTGCACGAATTTCAACGGCTGGCTTATAGAAGAAGAGATCGCCATTTCCTTGTAG
- the LOC130697936 gene encoding complement C1q tumor necrosis factor-related protein 5-like, producing MKNLVVALFFVLSCVVSAQYLTRWGYDPYAYLTSTQGMSEMIEARAPHKSNRMFGTLVNRFILKNQDSRIENLEIEIQKLKACTCTIPTITMASVSKIPTSCGDLQQMGHTKNGLYSVMGSKQVETVYCDFTKPFGAADFQVLIGSVGVKSVATNFYVQKHTKFSRRNTPIPFEVETVNNGGAMDLASGKFTAPVKGTYFFTFAGHASFPSSFTQVEILSIDFYRNGNKVGTAEVGEFHSANNQLCPLTLQSSQNLQAGDQVWLQIETVSSGVELYDDSRHLTHFSGFLLEEDFS from the exons ATGAAGAACTTG GTTGTGGCCTTGTTTTTCGTGCTGAGTTGTGTCGTTTCCGCCCAATATTTGACTCGCTGGGGCTACGATCCTTATGCTTACCTGACTTCAACGCAGGGAATGTCCGAAATGATTGAAGCCCGTGCTCCACATAAATCCAACCGCATGTTTGGCACTCTCGTCAATCGATTCATTCTCAAAAATCAAGATTCAAGAATTGAAAACCTcgaaattgaaattcaaaaattgaaag CATGTACCTGTACCATCCCTACAATCACCATGGCATCCGTCTCTAAGATACCAACTTCCTGTGGAGACTTGCAACAGATGGGTCACACGAAGAACGGACTTTATTCCGTGATGGGAAGCAAACAAGTCGAGACTGTTTACTGCGACTTCACAAAGCCATTTGGCGCAGCAG ATTTTCAGGTACTGATTGGTTCCGTTGGCGTTAAATCAGTGGCAACGAACTTCTACGTTCAGAAACACACGAAATTTTCGAGAAGAAATACTCCGATTCCGTTTGAGGTAGAAACCGTAAATAACGGAGGAGCCATGGATTTGGCATCAGGGAAATTTACTGCACCCGTTAAGGGGACGTACTTCTTCACCTTTGCGGGACATGCTAGTTTTCCTTCTTCGTTTACTCAAGTAGAAATCCTTAGCATAGATTTTTACAGGAATGGCAATAAAGTTGGAACGGCCGAAGTTGGCGAGTTTCATTCGGCCAACAATCAGTTATGTCCGTTAACCCTCCAGTCTTCTCAGAACTTGCAGGCTGGAGATCAAGTCTGGTTGCAGATTGAAACCGTATCCAGTGGGGTTGAACTATATGACGATAGTCGACATCTGACTCATTTTAGTGGCTTTCTTTTAGAGGAAGATTTCTCGTAA
- the LOC130697937 gene encoding nicotinamide/nicotinic acid mononucleotide adenylyltransferase 1-like: MNSCIKPTRTVLLAVGSFNPPTNMHMRIFELAKDFLQKNDHEVLGGIISPVHDQYAKKGLVSASHRCSMVKLAVETSNWINISEWETQQEGWSRTAETLCFHKTALNDIHSEYEWAKKIHAKMPHEESPLSINLKLLCGADLLESFAVPGLWKDEDIQDIVCNYGLVVISRSGSNPQLFIYESDLLTRLQRNISIVPEWITNEISSTKIRRALRREESVRYLISDSVLNYIQSNHLYTSLAG, encoded by the exons ATGAATAGTTGTATAAAGCCGACGCGAACGGTTTTATTAGCAGTAGGATCGTTCAATCCGCCGACTAACATGCATATGAGAATTTTTG AGCTAGCTAAGGATTTCCTACAGAAAAACGACCATGAGGTACTCGGAGGCATCATTTCACCTGTTCATGATCAGTATGCCAAAAAG GGGTTGGTGTCTGCTAGCCACAGATGTTCCATGGTAAAGTTAGCCGTTGAAACATCAAATTGGATCAACATTTCCGAATGGGAGACTCAACAAGAAGGGTGGAGTAGAACCGCAGAAACACTTTGTTTTCACAAG ACAGCATTAAATGACATTCATTCTGAATATgaatgggcaaaaaaaatacatgcaAAAATGCCACATGAAGAATCCCCTTTGAGCATCAATCTCAAGCTATTGTGTGGTGCTGATCTACTTGAATCCTTTGCTGTACCTGGCCTCTGGAAAGATGAAGAT ATTCAAGATATCGTGTGCAATTACGGCTTAGTAGTCATTTCACGCTCAGGTTCAAATCCTCAGCTATTCATTTACGAATCCGATTTGCTTACTCGGCTGCAG AGAAACATCAGCATAGTTCCGGAATGGATCACCAATGAAATCAGTTCAACCAAGATTCGGAGAGCATTAAGACGGGAAGAGAGTGTTCGATACCTGATCAGTGATTCAGTGCTAAATTACATTCAGAGTAACCACCTCTATACCAGTTTAGCCGGTTGA